A window from uncultured Desulfobacter sp. encodes these proteins:
- a CDS encoding ABC transporter permease, with amino-acid sequence MGLLVATLKKELLLLIRDRVGLVLLFVMPAVLVTIVCLVQEKVLNPTTHVLVVDNDKNEIGKIIFKGLKGSDNIIAVKGQDVGCDTEAKAKSLVNQGQYQFSIIIPQGSTDFAFNQARLFALGKAGSADTNGKQITVYFDPSVQGGFRSAVLSAVSKVVLCLEYEIKLRQAVFPTDRPPDTSLSAPWFDIKEAWATEFGFIKMPTSVQQNVPAWALFGIFFICVPLAGSMIQERDNKTLDRLKTMPVPGFIFIFGKIAAYICVCLIQFFFVFLIGKFMFPMLGLPAFVVDGPWIAVFIIIAACAVAAANYGIMLGQLAGSYEQALVIGPTTIVIAAALGGIIVPVYLMPAPMQFISNFSPMAWALDAFYDILLRGKQIKAVLPEAGFLVLFGLAASGVAHLSFKYKK; translated from the coding sequence ATGGGACTTTTGGTCGCCACATTAAAAAAAGAGCTGCTGCTGCTGATCCGGGACCGGGTAGGGCTGGTGCTCCTGTTTGTCATGCCTGCCGTGCTGGTGACCATTGTCTGTCTTGTGCAGGAAAAAGTGCTGAATCCCACCACCCATGTTCTGGTGGTTGATAACGATAAAAATGAGATCGGAAAAATTATTTTTAAGGGGTTAAAGGGCTCGGACAATATTATCGCCGTAAAGGGTCAAGATGTCGGCTGCGACACCGAGGCCAAGGCAAAGTCCCTGGTGAATCAGGGACAGTATCAGTTCAGCATTATCATCCCCCAGGGCAGTACCGACTTTGCCTTTAACCAGGCCCGGCTGTTTGCCCTTGGAAAGGCCGGTTCCGCCGACACCAACGGCAAGCAGATCACCGTATATTTTGACCCGTCGGTCCAGGGGGGATTTCGGTCTGCGGTGCTGAGTGCCGTGTCTAAGGTGGTGCTGTGCCTGGAGTACGAAATAAAGTTGCGCCAAGCCGTTTTTCCCACGGACAGGCCGCCGGACACGTCTCTTTCTGCCCCGTGGTTTGATATTAAGGAAGCCTGGGCCACGGAGTTCGGTTTCATTAAAATGCCGACATCTGTTCAGCAGAATGTGCCGGCCTGGGCCTTGTTCGGGATTTTTTTTATCTGTGTGCCCCTGGCCGGAAGCATGATCCAGGAGCGTGACAATAAAACCCTGGATCGGTTAAAAACCATGCCTGTTCCGGGATTTATATTTATTTTTGGAAAAATTGCCGCTTACATCTGTGTCTGTCTGATTCAGTTTTTCTTTGTCTTTTTGATCGGTAAATTTATGTTTCCAATGCTGGGACTGCCCGCCTTTGTGGTGGACGGTCCATGGATCGCCGTGTTCATTATCATTGCCGCGTGTGCTGTGGCCGCGGCAAATTACGGCATCATGCTCGGCCAGCTCGCAGGCTCCTATGAACAGGCCCTTGTGATCGGGCCCACGACCATTGTGATTGCAGCCGCCCTTGGCGGAATCATTGTGCCGGTGTACCTGATGCCCGCGCCCATGCAGTTTATCAGTAACTTCTCCCCCATGGCCTGGGCCCTGGACGCATTCTACGATATCCTGTTGCGGGGAAAACAGATTAAAGCTGTGTTGCCCGAAGCAGGATTTCTGGTGTTGTTTGGCCTTGCCGCCTCAGGTGTTGCCCATCTCTCTTTTAAATACAAAAAATAA
- the dctP gene encoding TRAP transporter substrate-binding protein DctP produces MTRYISTVMVFIVMAWAAFAGAQTLPLMRISVENNDRHVQTQAVKRYADEIKKKLQGRIDVRFFSDSRLFRDRDIIQAMAQGRVEMGVPGTWHVSRFEPNVQIFLLPAFYGRLAQANYQAVDGAVGQTIADRLEHNLKLKVIGKWIDLGHANLFSVNKKILRQEDIAGLRVRVAGGESNKLRIEAMGGLARIIPWPDLPQYLQQKRVDAILTSYETVKSARLWKIGVKHAFEDQEYFAQYIPLVRLSFWNKLSDDTRRILTDTWENYVDTARREAAESQRKAKNILLENGVDVTLPDPVKMEAWRQKMLSRQDEFVKILKIDPELVRQIMKIFKHDAGFAHAKDES; encoded by the coding sequence ATGACCCGATATATTTCAACCGTTATGGTATTCATTGTCATGGCATGGGCTGCATTTGCCGGGGCACAAACGCTTCCACTCATGCGAATTTCAGTGGAAAATAACGACAGACATGTCCAGACCCAGGCGGTCAAAAGATATGCCGATGAGATCAAGAAAAAGCTCCAGGGCCGTATTGATGTGCGTTTTTTTTCTGATTCCCGTCTATTCAGGGATCGGGATATTATTCAGGCCATGGCCCAGGGCAGGGTTGAAATGGGGGTGCCTGGAACCTGGCATGTTTCAAGGTTTGAGCCGAATGTGCAGATATTTTTGCTTCCGGCTTTCTATGGCCGGTTGGCCCAGGCAAATTACCAGGCGGTTGACGGTGCGGTCGGGCAAACCATTGCCGACCGGTTGGAACATAATTTGAAACTTAAAGTCATCGGAAAGTGGATAGATTTGGGGCACGCGAATCTTTTCAGCGTGAACAAAAAGATTCTTCGCCAGGAAGACATCGCCGGGCTTCGGGTCAGAGTTGCCGGTGGTGAATCCAATAAATTAAGAATTGAGGCCATGGGCGGACTTGCCAGGATCATTCCCTGGCCGGATCTGCCGCAGTATCTGCAGCAGAAGCGGGTGGATGCAATATTGACAAGTTATGAAACGGTTAAAAGTGCGCGCCTGTGGAAAATAGGCGTCAAACATGCCTTTGAAGATCAGGAATATTTTGCCCAATACATTCCATTGGTAAGGCTGTCATTTTGGAATAAGCTGTCTGATGATACCCGGCGTATTCTGACCGATACATGGGAAAACTATGTGGACACCGCCCGTCGGGAAGCCGCCGAATCCCAGCGCAAGGCCAAAAATATTCTTTTGGAAAACGGTGTTGACGTCACGCTTCCCGATCCGGTGAAAATGGAAGCCTGGCGACAAAAAATGCTTTCCAGGCAGGATGAATTTGTAAAAATATTGAAAATCGACCCGGAACTGGTCCGTCAGATTATGAAAATTTTTAAACATGATGCCGGATTTGCCCATGCCAAAGATGAATCATAG
- a CDS encoding MFS transporter: MQQKKIFYGWTIVAVAFLIGLTQAGVFQNVLSIFLKPMADEFGWNRSIITGSIAVGSLSGGILSPLVGPYLDRNGPRKAAFWGITILSAGLIALSQLSSVWQLYLFFGTGRMIASGLLALVVTVSVSNWFIEKRGRAMGISQLGSRIGIAFLPLLVQHIILSYGWRTAWSVLGIIVFAFSALPSLIFLKRRPEDVGLLPDGREPEENSDTDEDKPDASIKAARYNLENEPVWTRQTAFRTVSFWQLIFVMCVIYLVGAGSNFHLFPFMTDQGVPATTAVLVITVLSVCAALGGVLFGFLAEKISVKILMGGVLITIGLLFFSVFWAVRKPAYMFVFAVVYGIIRGGVLPLIFLLWTEFYGRRSSGTVLGIAGPFRMAANAAGPVSAAIFFDLFHNYWIPFSTFTILLIMAGLLCLIAKPPVNPE, translated from the coding sequence ATGCAGCAGAAGAAAATTTTTTACGGCTGGACGATTGTTGCCGTAGCGTTTTTGATCGGTCTTACCCAGGCCGGTGTATTCCAGAATGTACTGTCCATCTTCCTTAAACCCATGGCTGACGAGTTCGGCTGGAATCGTTCCATCATCACAGGTTCCATTGCTGTGGGCTCCCTGTCCGGCGGCATCCTCTCCCCTTTGGTTGGTCCTTACCTGGACCGTAATGGCCCACGAAAAGCGGCTTTCTGGGGAATTACCATTTTAAGTGCGGGGCTTATTGCACTGTCACAGCTCTCTTCGGTTTGGCAGCTCTACCTGTTTTTCGGCACCGGCCGTATGATTGCCTCAGGGTTACTGGCCCTGGTGGTCACGGTGAGTGTCTCCAACTGGTTCATTGAAAAACGGGGACGGGCCATGGGAATTTCCCAGCTGGGCAGCCGCATCGGCATCGCATTTCTGCCGCTGCTGGTACAGCATATCATTCTTTCCTATGGATGGCGCACGGCCTGGTCGGTTTTGGGAATCATTGTATTTGCGTTTTCGGCCCTGCCCAGTCTGATTTTTCTGAAACGAAGACCCGAAGATGTTGGATTGCTGCCGGACGGCAGAGAACCGGAAGAAAATTCAGACACAGACGAAGACAAACCGGATGCGTCAATCAAGGCGGCCCGCTATAATCTGGAAAATGAACCGGTGTGGACCCGGCAAACCGCGTTTCGCACGGTTTCATTCTGGCAGCTCATATTTGTGATGTGTGTGATTTATCTGGTTGGGGCCGGGTCTAATTTCCACCTGTTCCCATTTATGACGGACCAGGGGGTACCGGCAACCACGGCCGTGCTGGTTATCACCGTTTTATCGGTTTGCGCTGCCCTAGGCGGGGTATTGTTCGGTTTCCTGGCAGAAAAAATATCCGTTAAGATACTGATGGGCGGGGTGTTGATCACCATCGGCCTTCTCTTTTTTTCAGTTTTCTGGGCAGTCAGGAAACCGGCATATATGTTCGTCTTTGCCGTTGTGTACGGCATCATCCGGGGCGGGGTTCTGCCGCTGATCTTTCTGCTGTGGACTGAATTTTACGGCAGAAGATCTTCGGGCACCGTGCTTGGCATTGCCGGGCCTTTCCGGATGGCGGCAAATGCTGCAGGGCCGGTCTCAGCAGCGATCTTTTTTGACCTGTTCCATAATTACTGGATTCCGTTTTCCACCTTCACCATTCTCCTGATCATGGCCGGCCTTTTGTGCTTAATCGCAAAACCGCCGGTCAACCCGGAATAG
- a CDS encoding GAF domain-containing protein, which yields MYSNAFLSDLEKSLAAYKHIEKEQLMILDALESVNEIDTLEGLIPAILTWMKKWSECDAVGIRLQDGDDYPYYTTSGFPERFVELERHLCAYDEDGSLIRDDDGRPMIECMCGNVIRGRFDSSKNFFTSDGTFWTNCTTRLLSETTDADRLARGRHRCSGFGYESVALIPLRSGGHTFGLMQFNDLEAGKFSAKTVAAFRRVADQVASALAKLKAVDSLKKTEETLRRQKYFLEKAQEIGKIGSWELDLERNILFWTDENYKIFGVPKDTDLTYELFLACVHPDDREFVGNAWKAALSGASYDIEHRIRADGIDKWVREKARLEFDDHGKCIRAIGVTQDITERKFTENALKASEERFKFLSEATVEGICIHDNGVVLDANKSFAKILGYDSVDKIIGSKLTTKHLTSESLKKAQTSIDSGYQGAYEAVGIRCDGTRAPVEFITKNISYRGKPVRVVAARDISAHKAAEELLTWNVKRNKILSETAACLLQSVDPQSLINELCKKVMAFLDCQVFFNFLEDPDSGKLHLNACAGISDEKRREIEWLDHETAVCGTVARTGRCMICEDIANCFDPVTELVKSFGIQAYCCHPLVIEDRLLGTLAFGKRIGSRFLPEDIEMMKSIASLVAVAVNRIKTEKEKINLETQLRQAQKVEAIGRLAGGIAHDLDNMLCPILNYAEILAEDLRVGDPRRDQALEIANAGVRARDMVRQLLAFSRKQVIELKPIDINLVVQGIEKLLLRTIPEDIKFKKNLSGEIPLVLADIGQIEQILMNLTVNSADAMPDGGLLLIETGLSNLDEVYAGNHPDVRPGLYVMLSVSDTGSGMDKDTLEHIFEPFFSTKGEQGTGLGLATVYGIVKQHNGNIWMYSEPGVGTTCKIYLPIAKEMPEEKKPGQKTKESQKGKETILLVEDNELVRHLGRIILKRWGYKVLEASNGDDALCIIASYEGVIDLLLTDVVMPGMNGKELFEKAVQKYQNLKVLFMSGYTDDIIAHRGVLGDGIQFIQKPFSVNGLTAKVREVLDNNGAA from the coding sequence ATGTACAGCAATGCTTTTCTATCAGATCTTGAAAAATCATTAGCCGCGTATAAACATATCGAAAAAGAGCAATTAATGATTCTGGATGCCCTTGAGTCCGTCAATGAGATTGACACCCTTGAAGGGTTGATTCCTGCCATTTTAACCTGGATGAAAAAATGGTCTGAGTGTGACGCGGTTGGGATCAGGCTTCAAGACGGCGATGATTATCCGTATTATACGACGTCCGGATTCCCGGAGCGGTTCGTTGAGCTCGAAAGGCATCTGTGCGCTTACGATGAAGACGGGTCTCTGATAAGAGACGATGACGGTAGGCCCATGATCGAGTGCATGTGCGGGAATGTTATACGTGGCAGATTTGATTCATCCAAAAATTTTTTCACGTCTGACGGTACGTTTTGGACCAATTGTACAACCCGGCTGCTGTCCGAAACAACGGATGCGGACCGTCTGGCCCGCGGCCGCCATCGGTGCAGCGGCTTTGGTTATGAATCTGTTGCGTTGATTCCGTTGCGATCCGGTGGACATACCTTTGGCCTGATGCAGTTCAATGATCTTGAGGCCGGAAAATTTTCTGCCAAAACGGTTGCCGCATTTCGGCGGGTGGCTGATCAGGTGGCATCTGCTCTGGCTAAATTAAAAGCTGTGGATTCTCTTAAAAAGACCGAAGAAACATTGCGTCGGCAGAAATATTTTCTAGAAAAGGCACAGGAAATTGGGAAAATTGGAAGCTGGGAGTTGGATCTTGAGCGCAATATCCTGTTTTGGACCGATGAAAACTATAAAATTTTTGGGGTCCCGAAAGATACGGATTTGACCTATGAGCTGTTTTTAGCGTGTGTCCATCCGGATGATCGAGAATTTGTGGGAAATGCATGGAAGGCTGCTTTATCCGGCGCATCTTACGATATTGAACATCGCATCCGCGCCGATGGGATCGATAAATGGGTACGGGAAAAAGCACGGCTTGAATTTGACGATCATGGAAAATGTATCCGCGCCATCGGCGTGACCCAGGACATCACAGAGCGAAAATTTACCGAAAACGCCCTGAAAGCCAGCGAAGAGCGGTTTAAATTTTTATCCGAAGCCACCGTTGAAGGCATTTGTATACACGATAACGGTGTTGTGCTTGATGCCAACAAATCATTTGCAAAAATACTTGGGTATGATTCGGTAGATAAAATTATCGGATCAAAGTTAACTACCAAACATCTGACCTCCGAGAGTTTGAAAAAAGCACAGACATCTATTGATTCCGGTTATCAAGGCGCATATGAAGCTGTTGGGATTAGATGCGACGGGACCCGGGCTCCCGTTGAATTTATAACCAAAAACATATCGTACAGGGGCAAACCGGTAAGGGTTGTTGCGGCACGGGATATCTCGGCACATAAGGCGGCAGAGGAACTGCTAACCTGGAACGTTAAAAGGAATAAAATCCTGTCGGAAACTGCAGCTTGCCTTCTTCAAAGCGTTGACCCCCAGAGCCTGATCAATGAGCTGTGCAAAAAAGTGATGGCATTTCTTGACTGCCAGGTCTTTTTTAATTTTTTGGAAGATCCTGATTCAGGTAAACTTCATTTGAATGCATGTGCCGGTATTTCAGACGAAAAAAGACGCGAGATTGAATGGCTTGATCACGAAACTGCGGTGTGCGGGACTGTTGCCCGAACCGGTCGGTGCATGATCTGTGAGGATATTGCAAACTGTTTTGATCCAGTGACGGAATTGGTTAAATCCTTTGGCATTCAAGCCTATTGCTGCCACCCCTTGGTGATTGAAGATCGTTTGCTTGGTACGCTCGCATTTGGTAAACGGATCGGTTCACGATTCTTGCCCGAAGATATTGAGATGATGAAATCCATAGCCAGTCTTGTGGCCGTCGCTGTGAATCGTATCAAAACAGAAAAAGAGAAGATCAATCTTGAAACCCAGTTAAGACAGGCCCAGAAGGTGGAGGCCATCGGCCGGCTGGCTGGCGGGATTGCCCATGATTTAGACAACATGCTCTGTCCGATTCTCAATTATGCCGAGATACTGGCCGAAGATTTACGCGTTGGAGATCCGCGTCGGGACCAGGCCCTGGAGATTGCCAATGCCGGCGTCCGGGCCCGGGATATGGTCAGGCAGTTGCTGGCATTTTCACGCAAACAGGTCATCGAACTCAAACCCATTGATATCAACCTGGTTGTCCAGGGTATCGAAAAACTTTTGTTGCGTACAATACCCGAGGATATTAAGTTCAAGAAAAATCTTTCCGGTGAAATCCCCCTGGTTTTGGCCGATATCGGGCAGATTGAACAAATTTTGATGAACCTGACGGTAAATTCTGCGGACGCCATGCCTGACGGCGGACTGTTGCTCATTGAAACCGGATTGTCCAATCTGGATGAGGTGTATGCCGGGAACCATCCGGATGTCCGTCCGGGGCTTTATGTCATGCTGTCCGTCAGCGATACCGGTTCGGGTATGGATAAAGATACCCTTGAACACATCTTTGAACCTTTTTTTTCAACTAAGGGAGAGCAGGGGACCGGTCTTGGCCTGGCCACGGTGTACGGCATCGTCAAACAGCACAATGGCAATATCTGGATGTACAGTGAACCCGGGGTGGGAACAACATGTAAAATATATCTGCCCATCGCCAAGGAGATGCCGGAGGAGAAAAAGCCGGGTCAAAAAACAAAAGAAAGCCAAAAAGGCAAAGAGACCATACTGCTTGTCGAAGATAACGAGTTGGTTCGTCATCTGGGGCGGATCATACTTAAGCGGTGGGGGTACAAGGTGCTTGAGGCATCCAATGGCGATGATGCTTTATGCATAATAGCTTCCTATGAAGGTGTAATAGATCTTTTACTCACCGATGTCGTTATGCCGGGTATGAACGGTAAGGAGCTTTTTGAAAAAGCCGTTCAAAAATATCAAAACCTGAAGGTGCTTTTCATGTCTGGATATACCGACGATATTATTGCACACCGCGGCGTGCTTGGTGACGGTATCCAATTCATCCAGAAACCGTTCTCCGTGAACGGTTTGACGGCCAAGGTACGGGAGGTGCTGGATAATAACGGCGCAGCTTAA
- a CDS encoding phosphopantetheine-binding protein produces MLEKELLTSIVDLCNVQEDIPDDVPLDAPLVGPDSLFGLDSLDAVEIVVMVQDVYGVRIDTQDQAREILATVKSLADYIREKGGAA; encoded by the coding sequence ATGCTGGAAAAAGAGCTGTTAACATCCATTGTCGACCTATGTAATGTGCAGGAGGATATTCCCGACGACGTTCCTTTGGATGCGCCTCTGGTGGGGCCGGACTCCCTGTTTGGACTTGATTCCCTGGATGCGGTTGAAATTGTTGTCATGGTCCAGGATGTTTATGGGGTGCGCATAGACACCCAGGACCAGGCGCGGGAAATTTTAGCCACTGTTAAATCATTGGCCGATTATATCCGGGAAAAGGGCGGAGCCGCCTGA